A region of the Pseudoliparis swirei isolate HS2019 ecotype Mariana Trench chromosome 21, NWPU_hadal_v1, whole genome shotgun sequence genome:
CTGGCTGTATTGAGGTTGTGTGTAAGGTCTTTGACGACATCTTGCATTGAGCATTGAAAATACCGCAGTGTAACTGATGCTTATTTGCTCCGTTCCAGGTTGTGCCGGTGAAGTAAGACGAAGCCCCAACATGGACCCTTCCGACTGAGACGCAAACACGTTCCGTGTTTTGCTCAGCAGCTGAGATCCATCAGCAGCACGAGCCATGCCTGACGAATAAAATCACCTTTTCTTTGCTCAAAGCAATAATACAAACATCCTACATGCCTCCCCATGTAGAACCCCTTCAGTGGGTCCTGCTGGAGTGACTGCCCCTTCTACCCACGCTTCTGCCTCGTCCTCTCGCTGTACCCTTCTCCTCCGTCCACCCTACCCATCGCAATGCTGCGTCACCTGAGAATGGCCAACACCTGAGGTCCCATGCGTCCAGTGAGCACCGATTCAGACGGTCCCGCTCCTCCTGAAACCCTCTCTTGCCCCTACCCCCCCGTGGGCCCCCGGCCTGCCTCGGAGATGTCCCTGTTCCAGTCGCTGGGCCCAGTGCAAAGCTGGCTTGGCCAGGAGCTTGAGAAGTGCGGGATTGATGCCATGATTTACACCCGCTACGTCCTCAGCCTTCTCCTGCATGACAGCTACGACTATGACCTGCAGGACCAGGTGGGCTCTCTCAACCTTTAAGTAGAAGCTCCTAGTCTAGTCAAAAAGTTTAGAAGATTAGTGCGTGTCATTGTTTGCGTTGTCAAATGAGTGGGCAGTGGGCTTTTATAGAGGGGGAGTTTGTCTGTCAATATCATGGCCTCTTTAGAGGAAGACATCAATTTGCCAGGAGAGGTTAACAATGGAGCTTTTCTTTCACATCGCGGCACTAATGGCTAAACTGACATGAGCCCGTTTCACAAAGAGTTCACCACAAAGATGTGAAGAAGATATGTAATTACGACGGCGTTGCTCTTTTTACACTGAACCAAGCAGCAACGTCACCCCGGTGTGATTTTTAGATGTCATTTCCGCATTCTGGGAGCAAAAGATGCTGCGAAATGTAACACGACGGCGCTGGagtcgtgtgcgtgtgcgtgtgcgtgtgtgtgtgtgtgtggttcgcCGCCGACTTGATAGTGGAGCCACTCTATCCTCCCCCACGGCATGTTCGTACCTTTTTATACAGAACGGTGAAGCAGAATAACGACCACACAGTGTGTGAAAAGGGCTCTATGCAGGTTTGCCGTGTTTGTGTGGTCGTGGTATGTATACAAATTCTGATAATttctaatttttaaaaatctatttatactttttgaaactgttttttttcactGTTAAACACTCATTGGTCTTCTGCGACTGACTTTTCACGGTTTGTGCAAAAGGAAAACGACATCTTCCTGGGCTGGGAGAAGGGAACTGGCAAGAAATGGGGCAAGAGCAAGAAGAAAGGAGGGACCGACCTGAGTCTCGAGGAAATGAAGAAGCAAGCTGCCGTGCAATGCCTCCGCTCTGCATCTGATGAAGTAAGCACCATTCCCTCTCCGCCCGACTCGTTCTGTAGTCTAACATGACTCACGCgttgaagcagcagcagtttGACCTGACTCATCCGATATGAAAGTGTAGAATAAAAAGCATTCCGAGTACAGAGACTTGTGAGGAACATTTTGCAGTCGGGTTTGTTATGGTGCAGATATGAATTACATAAATCACGGTGAATAGACACAGAATGAAGCCATGCCGATGTGCGATGCTGAAGCATTGAACAAGGGAAGATCTTCATTGCATCGCCACCTCATTTTCCTTACTGGCCATACCTTCAGTCAGCCTTCATTAGAAAGATTAAAATAATGTCAGTATTTCAAGAGTTTTTTTTCTACATAAAACTAATGCCATCCTCACTTATATTGCATGCACTCAATAACCTATTGTGTGACATGAAAATCTCCAGAGAGATTCACTCACATGTTTGTCCGTGGCCTAGCTGTAGTACGGGAGGTGTGATTTAGTTGAGTGACATAACATTacgctggaggggggggggggggggtctgcaggGCAAAAGGAGCAGTGTTGAGCTCTGGGGACTGGTATCTGCAGTCTATTTTTTAACCAGCACACGCTGCACAGAATTGCAGCAGTGAGCGGCGCAGTCGGCCGTCAGCTGACCGGCGCTGGCACAATGATGCAAGAGGAAACCCGGGGCCGGAGAAAACTTTGCTTAACTTTTCATGTGGTGATATGGTAAGGAATATAATTAGTGAACAGGGAACAAGTGAGCTGAAGTGAGGCGGCCGGTCATGAGGAGCAGCTGTGTTCCGGATGTGATTGGCTCCGACAGCGCTGCTTGATCTGAGCtcgtgtttgtttttcatcatcCTGCTCAATGTCAGTGGGAATTAACCTAAACAGGATATGTAGTAAACTTTAATTGTTTCAAAACATATTGAGGCAATCACTTGTACTGTTGCTaagcccctttttttctttttcttcttgtttttcttttttaaagcattgTTGCACCATAGCTAAATATAGCCCTGTCATGGCGGGCATGCCTTAGCTCTCACAAGTCAGCTGGCTTGACTTTGTACCTTTCGTTCTTTCTTCTGGGTCACATTAGGGGTCAATGTAGCGATTGGGAAACTGCATTCTTTCCTTAGGCGATGGATCTTGTTACTCGTGTTGTTTTGgagtaagaaaaaaaaatcttttgtaTTTGGGCCATGgcttgtattttatattgtaattGGTGTCTCCTAAAAATCTGTGAACATGTTTTTGTCATGTCAACTGATCATTAcaatatataactataatataGTACCAGTAGCGTGATATTAACCAGCGTGCTGCTGTGGCTCAGGAGGTCGTGTGGGTTTGACCTTTAATGACAAAACTGACTTCAATCCACGGTTCCTCCAAAGTTTACTTCAAAAAACATTGACCCAAGTTGCTTTTTAGTTTTTGGAGACTTTGTTTTCCACCCAccctctttttattattttaataataaataacaattctttaaatgTACATCTAATTTATATTGGTTGCAAATGCAATATTGAAGTAAACCCTAATGTTGCCTcgcaaataaaagaaagatcCCACTCACTTTCAGATCGGTACTCCGTACGGCTCGTACTCAAAACCCAGGTTTTGCTGTCAGTATCGGGACTGAACGAGCATTACTATGAGTCACGTTCTCAAGTATATGAGAATATCATGTCATGAGATTGATATCAGCTGTTCATAATAAGTTCAAGTTCTCAAAaatctgtttcttttctttctcacgTGTGCAGAACTCTGGAATTGAGAGCCTGGTTGAAGAGCTTTGCTCTAAACTAAAGGACatccaaaacaaacagaaaggtTTGGCTCATACCCTTTATcgtcacatttaaaatatgttggattggaaaagaaaagggaataATAATTGCTCTAATAATATGTGCGATGCTTTTTTACAGAGGAAaaacagatacaaaataaatctgatGGCTCTCCGTCTCCCGAGCGAGCCGAGTCCCCCTCTTCAAAGGACCAGGTGGAAATGTAAGCAACAACATGGATATTGTGTAGCTGTGAATGTGTATTTATAAAGTGTGTCTGCCGTTTGAAGTCTGCTGCGGTTCAATCACGTCGTCTCTCCGTCTGCAGGTATTATGAAGCCTTTCCTCCTTTGTCAGAGAAACCTGTTTGTCTCCAAGAGATCATGACGGTGTGGAACAAGGCAAAGGCCTGCACATACTCGAGTTCATCGTCCTCCGCAGCCCCACAGACCAGCACAGACACCTCCTCCCCAAAAGATTGCAACAGTGAAGGTGAGACCGCGAAGGAGGGAAACCTCGAAGCCTGTGGCGCCATCACGACTGTGAACAACGAAAGAGGTCAGCAGCGGCGAAgcaaggaagagaaggaaaacagatgccgtggtggtggtggtgcagcgGCGGAGGAGAAGGCTACCGTCCACTCGAAGAGACAGACGAGACACCGATCTGAGGGGAAAAGCCGACACAGATCCTGGTCTTCTGGCTCTAGCGAGGCGGGCTCGAGCTCAAGCGGGAACCAGGGCGACTTGAAGTCATCCAGAAGCAAAGCGGTTAGAATCAGGCACAAATCCAGGGAGGCTGCGAAGAACAAGAGAACACGCAACGGCGGGCAGGTGAAGGTGGTCGACAAGGAGGAGCGAAGAGTCCCGGGAGGGAGCGGTAGCAGCGTCGCCGGAGGCTCTGCCAAACAACCACAGCTTTACAAAAAGGGGAAGAGACCTCTGAAGGAGATTCGTAAAGACCCGGGCTGCAAGGAGGCCAAAGAGTCCGGAGCCGAGGCCAGGAACGAGAAAGAATACATGGAGGAGCCACTTTGGTACACCGAGCCCATCACAGAGTATTTTGTACCTTTCAGCAGCAGACAAAGCAAGCTGGAAACAAAATATCGAAACAAGGTGGACTCTCCCGATGGCTTTGCTTTGTCAACCGACACGGAGAGGCTGCCGGAGAGGATCCAGGGAATCTGCATTGCCAACGAGAGCTGCCAGAGGGCATACCTGACGGCAGGCTCGTTCGTGGACGGGCACTTTGTGGAAGGGCCCGGCGACGCAGAAGAGGAAACTGTTGAACTCCCCGGGACATCGAGCTGCCCTCAGCCAGAGGATAGTCGAGATTTAGATGACAAGCATCTGTCTGAATTCACTCACTTCTATGAAGTTGACATTTATCAATCCATATTGGATACTAGTGCCTCAGACTCTATACAAGAGAGTCGGATCTTAAGCATGATTCGACAAAAAAGCAAAGAGCAAGGAGACGTAGAGGCAGCATGTTGTTTAGTGTTAGACGGCCTTGAGCAGCAAGGGAAAAGTGCAATACGGGCGGACTCGCTGGAAGCTCCGGGATCCTTTGGATTCTTAATGGCGGATCTTGAAAGCATGGCTCAAGTGTGGGGATGTTACTCGCCATCTACGTCAGAAGATCTAGAAGGAGAGAGCTTCGTGGGAGACTCCCCCATCAGACTCTCCCCACTCCTCGATAGTGTTTCGTTCACCCTGAGCAAACTGTCTGGGAATCTGGAGGAGCCGGCCATCTCCGAAGCCACCAGTGAACCGTCCGGTTTGAACTCGTCCTGCTTCTCTCTTTTCGAGCTGCAGTACGACAGCCCTACTTTCCCTTTCCCCCGCGACTCGCTCGCCGTCGGACACGAAAACAACACAGATTCTAGTAGCTGTCTCGACCCGCATTCTAATAAACGGTCTCGCTTGCTAATATGGACCAAAAATAGTGCCTTTGACGAAACTGAACACTGTTCTAACCTTTCAACGCGGACTTGCAGTCCGTGGTCGCATTCGGAGGAGACTCGGTCGGACAACGAGCAAGGAAACGTCCCGGCGGAGGAAGCCGCTCAAATTGGCAACGAGGAGATCGGTTGTatcatccctcctctctctggtacATATCTGGAGGAGGAAATCTTGGATTTTTTGCAAGAAAACTCTGGCCATAAGTGTGAGGAGGTCAGTGTCAGCACAACGTCCATCAAGACCCTCACCAAAAAATCTAAATTGGAGTCCGTTTGTGGCATCGCGTTGGAGAAGGTTGAGAGTAAACAGTACGTCACTGGCATGTTTTCGGACAACGCAGAACAACACGGTGACGACTACAGCTCAGGGATCATAAAGGACATCTGGACGGCGATAGGGGAGGACAAATCTGTGATGTCAAAGCCGGGTGCAGAACAACTGAGCGACGGGCTGTTCTCAGACGAGTCGGGCGGTTACTGCTGCAGCGGTCTGGAAGAGCAGGCCAAAGAAGTGCCGACTCAGGGGCCTCAGAAGAAAGCGGTGCAGCGGTCCGAGTATCACCTTTGGGAAGGCAAGAAGGAACGAGACTTGGCCAAAAGCAAACTCTCCAAGGTGGACGGTGCTGGGGATTACATGACTCCGTCCAAGCCCTGGGACCTGAACTCTGACAAGGAGAGTACATCGTTCATCCTCGGCGGGGTCTACGGCGAGCTGAAGACTCTGAGCGGTGATAAGAGTTGGGCTGTGGTGCCGCCAAGTGACTCCCACGACAGCCTGCTCCAGTGTGCTGCTGCGGCTGATATGCTCACCATCACTGGCACAGATGTGTTCATGAACACCGGCAGCTGCTTTGCTCCCGGGCACAGGCCCCTGTGGAGGCCTCTCGTGTCCTTCGGGCAGAGCGACCAGGCCatcagaggaggcggagatggaTTGAATAAGGGATTTTCTTTCATCTTCCATGAAGATTTGCTTGGATCTTACGGAAGCTTGCAAAGTAAGGAGCACGGTTTAGACTACCCGTTCTCCTCCTTCAACCTGAACAATCCCTTCTCTCAAGTCCTGCATGTCGAGTGTTCTTTTGAGCCGGAGGACATGGCTTCGTTCAGTCCGGGCTTCAAGCCCAAATCTATTCTTTGCTCGGACTCTGAGAACGAAGCCTTCCACCCACGATTATACGGCATCAACCGGACGCAGTACAGGGCCATTCGCATTTCCCCCAGGACTCATTTCCGACCCATTTCGGCCTCCGAGTTAACTCCCGGCGGCGTGAGCGATTCAGAGGCCGAGACGGACAAAGACGAGACGAGTTTCCCCGACGAGGCGCCGTTGGACGTCTTCGACGATCCTCAGGCCGATCTCAAACCTCTGGAGGAGGATGCCGAATGCGAGGGCCCTTATTACGGGAAGTCAGAACTGGAATCTGGTAAATTCTTACCCAGATTAAAGAAGTCTGGCATGGAGAAGAGTGCCCAGACCTCTCTGGATTCACAGGAGGGCTCCGGTACCCTCCTGCCAATCGCTGAGCAAGAGATTTGCTTAGACTGCAAAACGGCAGCAGCGGCTGCATCAACTGCAGGTGGACCGACGGAGGTTTCTGTCGGCAAGGTCCAGAAGGAGGAATCTTCAGGAGGAAAGCAGTCCTGTTTATCTGCACCAGCAGAGCAGTTCCCCAAGTACGGGATGGCTTACGACTTTGCTGGAGATGTGCCAGAGGTGAGGCTCTCTACGAATTATCTCATAAGATTCTTAAACTTTCTGTGAGACCTTTTTAACAAAAGTGCTGGCCTAACCACACAGTGTTTCATAATCTGTCATCAGCTGTAAAAAGGTTCCCCCTGCGATGTCTGACAACGGTTCACCTGAAACTCACGAGCCGCTTCTCCTTTTTGTCTCGTTTAGTTCCCTCTGTTAAATATAAGTGGACAGGGAGGAACTGGCAACCAGCAAGACGAGTGCTGGTGGCAGAACACGCTGTGTTCCCCCCTCTTCCCTGGATCTCAGTGTGCAGGTAAACCCGCCTCCAACAACACACTTTGCATACTTGCCTTAAACCAGTCGCGTAGCTTATTTGCAAACTTGTTCTCAAGAGTCGAGGTCAGTAGGCAACATACGACCTCTTGAACTCGGGATGTACTGCACACATCTGTAGTGGCTAGAAACTCGTCTGAAAGTGAGACGTTAGTATTTACATTGTTTACGGTCGTATTCACCTGCAGAGCGACGGGGAGCTGCCGTTGCCACTTATTTCCCTCTCATTGGAAACTGCATGTGTAATTGAATATGGAGGTTGTTGCAGGCTGGACAGAGGTCATCCATCTCGGGCACTTCCTCCCACAATAGATCCACTCCTCTCCACAGATGTCAGTCGGTGTCACAGTGCTCTGTGAGAACAGCACATTAAAATGCTTCTTTGTCCCGTGTTGCTGGCATTACATAGAAATCTCACAGAAGATGCCGATGTATTGGATAAATATTGACGAGGTGTTAAAAT
Encoded here:
- the kiaa0232 gene encoding uncharacterized protein KIAA0232 homolog isoform X1; translation: MRPVSTDSDGPAPPETLSCPYPPVGPRPASEMSLFQSLGPVQSWLGQELEKCGIDAMIYTRYVLSLLLHDSYDYDLQDQENDIFLGWEKGTGKKWGKSKKKGGTDLSLEEMKKQAAVQCLRSASDENSGIESLVEELCSKLKDIQNKQKEEKQIQNKSDGSPSPERAESPSSKDQVEMYYEAFPPLSEKPVCLQEIMTVWNKAKACTYSSSSSSAAPQTSTDTSSPKDCNSEGETAKEGNLEACGAITTVNNERGQQRRSKEEKENRCRGGGGAAAEEKATVHSKRQTRHRSEGKSRHRSWSSGSSEAGSSSSGNQGDLKSSRSKAVRIRHKSREAAKNKRTRNGGQVKVVDKEERRVPGGSGSSVAGGSAKQPQLYKKGKRPLKEIRKDPGCKEAKESGAEARNEKEYMEEPLWYTEPITEYFVPFSSRQSKLETKYRNKVDSPDGFALSTDTERLPERIQGICIANESCQRAYLTAGSFVDGHFVEGPGDAEEETVELPGTSSCPQPEDSRDLDDKHLSEFTHFYEVDIYQSILDTSASDSIQESRILSMIRQKSKEQGDVEAACCLVLDGLEQQGKSAIRADSLEAPGSFGFLMADLESMAQVWGCYSPSTSEDLEGESFVGDSPIRLSPLLDSVSFTLSKLSGNLEEPAISEATSEPSGLNSSCFSLFELQYDSPTFPFPRDSLAVGHENNTDSSSCLDPHSNKRSRLLIWTKNSAFDETEHCSNLSTRTCSPWSHSEETRSDNEQGNVPAEEAAQIGNEEIGCIIPPLSGTYLEEEILDFLQENSGHKCEEVSVSTTSIKTLTKKSKLESVCGIALEKVESKQYVTGMFSDNAEQHGDDYSSGIIKDIWTAIGEDKSVMSKPGAEQLSDGLFSDESGGYCCSGLEEQAKEVPTQGPQKKAVQRSEYHLWEGKKERDLAKSKLSKVDGAGDYMTPSKPWDLNSDKESTSFILGGVYGELKTLSGDKSWAVVPPSDSHDSLLQCAAAADMLTITGTDVFMNTGSCFAPGHRPLWRPLVSFGQSDQAIRGGGDGLNKGFSFIFHEDLLGSYGSLQSKEHGLDYPFSSFNLNNPFSQVLHVECSFEPEDMASFSPGFKPKSILCSDSENEAFHPRLYGINRTQYRAIRISPRTHFRPISASELTPGGVSDSEAETDKDETSFPDEAPLDVFDDPQADLKPLEEDAECEGPYYGKSELESGKFLPRLKKSGMEKSAQTSLDSQEGSGTLLPIAEQEICLDCKTAAAAASTAGGPTEVSVGKVQKEESSGGKQSCLSAPAEQFPKYGMAYDFAGDVPEFPLLNISGQGGTGNQQDECWWQNTLCSPLFPGSQCAGSSNI
- the kiaa0232 gene encoding uncharacterized protein KIAA0232 homolog isoform X2 produces the protein MQVCRVCVVVENDIFLGWEKGTGKKWGKSKKKGGTDLSLEEMKKQAAVQCLRSASDENSGIESLVEELCSKLKDIQNKQKEEKQIQNKSDGSPSPERAESPSSKDQVEMYYEAFPPLSEKPVCLQEIMTVWNKAKACTYSSSSSSAAPQTSTDTSSPKDCNSEGETAKEGNLEACGAITTVNNERGQQRRSKEEKENRCRGGGGAAAEEKATVHSKRQTRHRSEGKSRHRSWSSGSSEAGSSSSGNQGDLKSSRSKAVRIRHKSREAAKNKRTRNGGQVKVVDKEERRVPGGSGSSVAGGSAKQPQLYKKGKRPLKEIRKDPGCKEAKESGAEARNEKEYMEEPLWYTEPITEYFVPFSSRQSKLETKYRNKVDSPDGFALSTDTERLPERIQGICIANESCQRAYLTAGSFVDGHFVEGPGDAEEETVELPGTSSCPQPEDSRDLDDKHLSEFTHFYEVDIYQSILDTSASDSIQESRILSMIRQKSKEQGDVEAACCLVLDGLEQQGKSAIRADSLEAPGSFGFLMADLESMAQVWGCYSPSTSEDLEGESFVGDSPIRLSPLLDSVSFTLSKLSGNLEEPAISEATSEPSGLNSSCFSLFELQYDSPTFPFPRDSLAVGHENNTDSSSCLDPHSNKRSRLLIWTKNSAFDETEHCSNLSTRTCSPWSHSEETRSDNEQGNVPAEEAAQIGNEEIGCIIPPLSGTYLEEEILDFLQENSGHKCEEVSVSTTSIKTLTKKSKLESVCGIALEKVESKQYVTGMFSDNAEQHGDDYSSGIIKDIWTAIGEDKSVMSKPGAEQLSDGLFSDESGGYCCSGLEEQAKEVPTQGPQKKAVQRSEYHLWEGKKERDLAKSKLSKVDGAGDYMTPSKPWDLNSDKESTSFILGGVYGELKTLSGDKSWAVVPPSDSHDSLLQCAAAADMLTITGTDVFMNTGSCFAPGHRPLWRPLVSFGQSDQAIRGGGDGLNKGFSFIFHEDLLGSYGSLQSKEHGLDYPFSSFNLNNPFSQVLHVECSFEPEDMASFSPGFKPKSILCSDSENEAFHPRLYGINRTQYRAIRISPRTHFRPISASELTPGGVSDSEAETDKDETSFPDEAPLDVFDDPQADLKPLEEDAECEGPYYGKSELESGKFLPRLKKSGMEKSAQTSLDSQEGSGTLLPIAEQEICLDCKTAAAAASTAGGPTEVSVGKVQKEESSGGKQSCLSAPAEQFPKYGMAYDFAGDVPEFPLLNISGQGGTGNQQDECWWQNTLCSPLFPGSQCAGSSNI